From one Streptomyces sp. Q6 genomic stretch:
- a CDS encoding DUF899 domain-containing protein — translation MGLPKVVTREEWRAAREELLALEKAATRARDALNTRRRELPMVEVDKLYVFEGPDGKSELHDLFEGRPQLVVYHFMFDPEWDAGCTSCSGFLDQIGHLAHLRARGTAFAAVSRAPFTKILPFKARMGWTVPWYSSHLSEFNLDFGATVRADDGTLQERPAISCFLREGERIFHTYSTFDRGLDNLGFIANLLDLTALGRQEEWEKPEGRASSLGAPAGSARVRYHDEYVD, via the coding sequence ATGGGGCTGCCGAAGGTGGTCACGCGTGAGGAATGGCGCGCCGCCCGCGAGGAGCTGCTCGCCCTGGAGAAGGCGGCGACCCGTGCGCGCGACGCCCTGAACACCCGGCGGCGCGAGCTGCCGATGGTGGAGGTCGACAAGCTCTACGTCTTTGAAGGGCCGGACGGCAAGAGCGAGTTGCACGACCTCTTCGAAGGGCGCCCCCAACTCGTCGTCTACCACTTCATGTTCGACCCGGAGTGGGACGCGGGCTGCACCAGCTGCTCCGGGTTCCTCGACCAGATCGGGCACCTGGCCCATCTGCGCGCCCGCGGCACGGCGTTCGCGGCCGTCTCCCGCGCCCCGTTCACGAAGATCCTGCCGTTCAAGGCCCGCATGGGCTGGACCGTGCCCTGGTACTCCTCGCACCTCAGCGAGTTCAACCTGGACTTCGGCGCCACCGTCAGGGCCGACGACGGCACCCTTCAGGAGCGTCCCGCCATCAGCTGCTTCCTGCGCGAGGGCGAGCGGATCTTCCACACCTACTCGACGTTCGACCGCGGCCTCGACAACCTCGGCTTCATCGCCAACCTCCTCGACCTCACCGCCCTGGGCCGACAGGAGGAATGGGAGAAACCAGAGGGACGAGCGTCGTCTCTCGGGGCGCCGGCGGGCAGCGCCCGCGTCCGGTATCACGACGAATACGTCGACTGA
- a CDS encoding endonuclease/exonuclease/phosphatase family protein: protein MLVGTWNLENLYRPGSPYGPRDKAAYEAKLAALAATVDRLRPTLLGIQEVGDPAALDDLVGMLDGRYHVRLSAFPDERGIRVGFLSDIVVNVVEDTPAFPGALRPVQVDDSGRTTERAGRGVLAVNFSTRATWLTAVVCHLKSKLLSYPGGRFAPRDEGERARYAAYALQRRAAEAAGVRAIADPLIGEDGRRERLVVLGDFNDEPHAATTQILQGPPGSEIGTPGFDRPDKGDAARLWNVAPLIPEEQRYSRVYAGRRELIDHVFVTHALVGRVSRAGTGVPHEAAAELHPIASVGDDPAERRDAAGSDHAPVWIDLMP, encoded by the coding sequence ATGCTCGTCGGCACCTGGAACCTGGAGAACCTCTACCGCCCCGGCAGCCCCTACGGTCCCCGTGACAAGGCGGCGTACGAGGCGAAGCTGGCGGCGCTGGCCGCGACCGTCGACCGGTTGCGGCCCACGCTGCTCGGCATCCAGGAGGTCGGCGACCCGGCGGCGCTCGACGACCTGGTGGGGATGCTGGACGGGCGCTACCACGTGCGGCTCTCGGCGTTCCCCGACGAGCGGGGCATCCGGGTCGGCTTCCTCAGCGACATCGTCGTGAACGTCGTCGAGGACACGCCCGCGTTCCCGGGCGCCCTGCGCCCGGTGCAGGTCGACGACAGCGGCCGGACGACGGAACGCGCCGGGCGTGGTGTGCTCGCGGTGAACTTCTCGACGCGGGCGACCTGGCTGACGGCCGTCGTCTGCCACCTCAAGTCGAAGCTCCTCAGCTATCCGGGCGGTCGGTTCGCCCCGCGCGACGAGGGCGAGCGCGCCCGGTACGCGGCCTACGCGCTCCAGCGCCGCGCGGCGGAGGCGGCGGGGGTGCGGGCGATCGCCGATCCCCTGATCGGCGAGGACGGCCGGCGCGAACGGCTCGTCGTGCTCGGCGACTTCAACGACGAGCCGCACGCCGCGACCACCCAGATCCTCCAGGGCCCGCCGGGTTCGGAGATCGGTACGCCGGGCTTCGACCGCCCGGACAAGGGCGACGCGGCGCGGCTGTGGAACGTGGCTCCGCTCATCCCGGAGGAGCAGCGCTACTCGCGCGTGTACGCGGGCCGCCGCGAGCTGATCGACCATGTCTTCGTCACGCACGCGCTGGTGGGCCGCGTCTCGCGGGCCGGCACCGGCGTCCCGCACGAGGCGGCGGCGGAGCTGCACCCGATCGCGTCGGTCGGCGACGACCCGGCCGAGCGCAGGGACGCGGCGGGCTCGGACCACGCGCCGGTGTGGATCGACCTGATGCCCTGA
- a CDS encoding serine protease codes for MKKSLVGALFGVVLLGATAAPATAVDAPSANVRAKAVNFAGTVALSNCSGSVVRVPASQSTDPALVMSNGHCLESGFPGPGEVVVDQPSTRTFSLLNSAGSKVATLRASKVAYGTMTDTDVSLYELTSTYAQIESAYGIKALELSAAHPVKGTAISVVSGYWKRIYNCSIDGFAYRLKEGDWTWKDSVRYTSACKTIGGTSGSPVVDQATGKVVAVNNTGNESGERCTDNNPCEVDENGTVTVREGINYAQQTYGIVPCVGIGNKIDLSAAGCALPKP; via the coding sequence ATGAAGAAGTCTCTCGTCGGCGCGCTCTTCGGCGTCGTCCTCTTAGGAGCAACGGCCGCACCGGCAACGGCGGTTGACGCTCCCTCGGCGAACGTGCGGGCCAAGGCGGTGAACTTCGCCGGAACGGTAGCGCTCAGCAACTGCTCCGGCTCGGTCGTCCGCGTCCCCGCCTCGCAGTCCACCGATCCGGCCCTGGTCATGTCCAACGGCCACTGCCTGGAGTCCGGTTTCCCGGGCCCCGGCGAGGTCGTGGTCGACCAGCCCTCGACGCGTACGTTCAGCCTCCTCAACTCTGCGGGCAGCAAGGTCGCGACGCTGCGGGCGAGCAAGGTGGCGTACGGCACGATGACCGACACGGACGTCTCGCTGTACGAACTGACCAGCACGTACGCGCAGATCGAGAGCGCGTACGGGATCAAGGCCCTGGAGCTGTCGGCCGCCCACCCGGTCAAGGGCACGGCGATCAGCGTGGTGTCCGGCTACTGGAAGCGGATCTACAACTGCTCGATCGACGGGTTCGCGTACCGCCTCAAGGAGGGCGACTGGACCTGGAAGGACTCGGTCCGCTACACCTCCGCCTGCAAGACGATCGGCGGCACGTCCGGCTCCCCGGTCGTCGACCAGGCGACCGGAAAGGTCGTCGCGGTCAACAACACCGGGAACGAGAGCGGCGAGCGGTGCACGGACAACAACCCGTGCGAGGTCGACGAGAACGGCACCGTGACCGTCCGCGAGGGCATCAACTACGCGCAGCAGACGTACGGGATCGTGCCGTGCGTCGGGATCGGCAACAAGATCGACCTGTCGGCGGCAGGGTGCGCGCTGCCGAAGCCGTGA
- a CDS encoding 2'-5' RNA ligase family protein: MTTPREDPPADDGWPDAPGDTALTIHVPEADHLVRTGSRAHVTLLYPFLPLSEIDDRTERALRDLFAAAPPLTLTFSGAELRRWPGVLYLSPSPADPLRALTKALRERWPRAVPYRGIFGDEGLDPHLTLVAGPGTDDVPDCDFTPHLPLSTTVDTVRLIVTDGRGTGWRDARAYPLAPSPSP; this comes from the coding sequence GTGACCACGCCCCGAGAAGACCCGCCGGCCGACGACGGCTGGCCGGACGCCCCCGGCGACACGGCGCTGACGATCCACGTCCCCGAGGCGGACCACCTGGTCCGCACGGGGTCCCGCGCCCATGTGACGCTGCTCTATCCGTTCCTGCCGCTGTCCGAGATCGACGACCGGACGGAGCGCGCGCTCCGCGACCTCTTCGCGGCGGCCCCGCCCCTGACGCTCACGTTCTCGGGCGCGGAGCTGCGCCGCTGGCCCGGCGTCCTCTATCTCTCCCCGTCCCCCGCGGACCCGCTGCGCGCGCTCACGAAGGCCCTGCGGGAACGCTGGCCGCGGGCGGTGCCGTACCGGGGGATCTTCGGCGACGAGGGGCTCGACCCGCATCTGACGCTGGTGGCGGGTCCGGGTACGGACGACGTCCCGGACTGCGACTTCACCCCGCACCTCCCCCTGTCGACGACGGTCGACACGGTCCGTCTGATCGTCACGGACGGCCGGGGCACGGGCTGGCGCGACGCCCGCGCCTACCCGCTGGCGCCGTCGCCGTCGCCCTGA
- a CDS encoding nucleotidyltransferase domain-containing protein, translating to MSELTDARFLDHLADRLAALPGVRAVSLGGSRAQGTHTDASDWDTAVYYRGSEGEFAPRDLRDVGWEGEFSEIGGWGGGVFNGGAWLVVDGRRVDVHYRDLDVVEHELAQARAGRFHWEPLMFHLAGIPSYLVVAELAVNRVLRGTVPRPDGYPAALREAAPDVWWGRGAATLGYARAGNAPLGGRAEVLGAVAVAAMCAGHAVLAARGEWVTNEKRLLERAGLREVDALLADPGLPLDELADRARDLCGRAVDRAVSEAVNDRANDGRQGDGDGASG from the coding sequence ATGTCCGAGCTGACCGACGCCCGCTTCCTCGACCACCTCGCCGACCGCCTCGCCGCCCTCCCCGGGGTCCGCGCCGTCTCCCTCGGCGGCTCACGCGCCCAGGGCACCCACACCGACGCCAGTGACTGGGACACCGCCGTGTACTACCGGGGGAGCGAAGGGGAGTTCGCGCCCCGCGACCTTCGGGACGTGGGGTGGGAGGGGGAGTTCTCCGAGATCGGCGGGTGGGGCGGAGGCGTGTTCAACGGCGGGGCCTGGCTCGTCGTCGACGGGCGGCGCGTCGACGTGCACTACCGGGATCTCGACGTCGTCGAGCACGAACTCGCGCAGGCCCGCGCCGGGCGGTTCCACTGGGAGCCCCTGATGTTCCACCTCGCCGGCATCCCCTCGTACCTCGTCGTCGCCGAACTCGCGGTCAACCGGGTGCTGCGCGGCACCGTCCCGCGGCCCGACGGGTATCCGGCCGCGCTGCGCGAGGCCGCGCCCGACGTGTGGTGGGGGAGGGGCGCCGCCACCCTGGGGTACGCCCGCGCCGGGAACGCGCCGCTCGGCGGGCGGGCCGAGGTCCTCGGGGCCGTCGCCGTCGCCGCGATGTGCGCCGGGCACGCCGTGCTCGCCGCGCGCGGGGAGTGGGTGACCAACGAGAAGCGGCTGCTGGAGCGGGCCGGGCTGCGGGAGGTCGACGCGCTGCTCGCCGATCCTGGCCTGCCGCTCGATGAGCTGGCCGATCGCGCGCGGGACCTGTGCGGGCGGGCCGTGGACCGGGCCGTGAGCGAGGCGGTGAACGACCGCGCGAACGACGGCCGTCAGGGCGACGGCGACGGCGCCAGCGGGTAG
- a CDS encoding glycoside hydrolase family 6 protein, whose product MPLFDMPFPPLARPVLGAALAAFLTMTPATGAAPTPPEPSAPSASAPAPPAAAPRTTFWVDPHTAAARQAAAYRKQHRWAEARLIDRIATRPQAAWLNDPNPGPAVRAVTTEASRTHRTAVLVAYHIPHRDCGAYSSGGARDAAAYRAYVDSFAAGLGSRGAYVILEPDAVAATVAGCAGANVRERSALLAYAVHRLKRQPHTRVYLDAGNASWIPDVQRLVGPLRSAGVAAADGVALNVSNYRTDKESSAYGHRLVAALGGGKHFVIDTSRNGNGPWQGTDAWCNPPGRALGTPPTTRTGDAALDAYLWVKRPGESDGTCRGGPSAGKWWPGRALELARNAKG is encoded by the coding sequence ATGCCCCTGTTCGACATGCCCTTCCCGCCTCTGGCGCGCCCCGTCCTCGGGGCGGCGCTGGCGGCGTTCCTGACAATGACCCCCGCCACGGGGGCGGCCCCCACGCCCCCGGAACCCTCCGCGCCGTCCGCCTCCGCCCCCGCACCCCCGGCGGCGGCCCCGCGGACCACCTTCTGGGTCGACCCGCACACGGCGGCGGCCCGGCAGGCGGCCGCGTACCGGAAGCAGCACCGCTGGGCCGAGGCCCGCCTGATCGACCGCATCGCCACCCGCCCCCAGGCGGCCTGGCTCAACGACCCGAACCCCGGCCCCGCGGTCCGCGCCGTCACCACGGAGGCGTCCCGCACCCACCGCACCGCGGTCCTGGTGGCGTACCACATCCCGCACCGGGACTGCGGCGCGTACTCCTCGGGCGGCGCGCGCGACGCCGCCGCCTACCGCGCGTACGTCGACTCCTTCGCGGCGGGCCTGGGCTCACGGGGCGCGTACGTGATCCTGGAACCCGACGCGGTGGCGGCGACCGTGGCCGGCTGCGCCGGGGCGAACGTCCGCGAGCGCTCCGCCCTGCTGGCGTACGCCGTCCACCGCCTCAAGCGCCAGCCGCACACCCGCGTCTACCTGGACGCGGGCAACGCGAGCTGGATCCCCGACGTGCAGCGACTGGTGGGCCCGCTGCGCTCGGCGGGTGTCGCAGCGGCCGACGGCGTGGCCCTGAACGTCTCCAACTACCGTACGGACAAGGAGTCCTCGGCCTACGGACACCGCCTGGTGGCGGCGCTGGGCGGCGGCAAGCACTTCGTGATCGACACGAGCCGCAACGGCAACGGCCCGTGGCAGGGCACGGACGCCTGGTGCAATCCGCCGGGCCGCGCCCTGGGCACCCCACCGACCACGCGCACGGGCGACGCGGCGCTGGACGCGTACCTGTGGGTGAAGCGTCCCGGAGAGTCGGACGGCACGTGCCGCGGCGGACCCTCGGCGGGGAAGTGGTGGCCGGGCCGGGCCCTGGAGCTGGCGCGCAACGCGAAAGGCTGA
- a CDS encoding aspartate/glutamate racemase family protein, translating into MSRTHILVTNCNTTLAMTDEITAGARVAASPGTTITGLTPSWGVESAEGWLDSYLSAAAVLDALRTYEGAPYDAVVMAGFGEHGREGARELVGVPVVDITEAAAHLACLLGRRYGVVTTLDRARGQIEDSLLTAGVGAHCAAVAGTGLGVLELGDPARVEEAFVAAARKVLAAGAEVLVLGCAGMTGLERAVSARLGVPVVDGVAAAVRLAESLVGLGLGTSRAGGYARPERKGRAWGRPPREAERVHPRVTGPVTHG; encoded by the coding sequence ATGAGCCGCACGCACATCCTTGTCACCAACTGCAACACCACGCTCGCCATGACGGACGAGATCACGGCGGGCGCGCGGGTCGCGGCGTCCCCCGGCACGACGATCACGGGACTGACACCGTCGTGGGGCGTCGAGTCGGCGGAGGGCTGGCTGGACAGCTATCTGTCGGCGGCGGCGGTCCTGGACGCCCTGCGGACGTACGAGGGCGCACCGTACGACGCCGTCGTCATGGCCGGCTTCGGCGAGCACGGGCGGGAAGGCGCACGGGAGTTGGTGGGGGTCCCGGTCGTCGACATCACCGAGGCGGCCGCCCACCTGGCATGCCTGCTCGGCCGCCGCTACGGAGTGGTCACCACCCTCGACCGCGCCCGCGGCCAGATCGAGGACAGCCTGCTGACGGCGGGGGTCGGCGCGCACTGCGCGGCCGTGGCGGGCACCGGCCTCGGCGTCCTGGAACTCGGCGATCCGGCACGGGTGGAGGAGGCCTTCGTGGCGGCCGCGCGGAAGGTGCTCGCGGCCGGCGCGGAGGTCCTCGTCCTCGGCTGCGCGGGCATGACGGGCCTGGAACGGGCCGTCTCCGCGCGGCTCGGGGTGCCGGTCGTCGACGGCGTCGCGGCGGCGGTCCGCCTCGCGGAGTCCCTCGTGGGCCTCGGCCTCGGCACGAGCAGGGCGGGCGGCTACGCGCGGCCGGAGCGGAAGGGGCGGGCCTGGGGGCGGCCTCCCCGTGAGGCCGAACGAGTGCACCCCCGGGTAACCGGTCCCGTCACGCACGGGTAG
- a CDS encoding NCS1 family nucleobase:cation symporter-1, whose translation MSVAEPVQTRNSRDVVPDPRLVNEDLAPAAERKWKVFDLFALWMSDVHNLGNYTFAAGLLVLGLNAWQIFTALLIGFVLIYAGCNAMGRIGQRHGVPFPVVSRISFGVWGANIPALVRAVIAIMWYGIQTYLASVAVNVMVLAAFPGMDSWTRHSFLGLHALGWASFLALWLIQSLIITQGMESVRKFQDFCGPAIWVVMLALAVWIWAKAGWTISLTTTPHPVSTGEQFRQWFGAIGLILATYGTLMLNFCDFSRFAPDYRTVRRGNFWGLPVNSTAFVVLSVVVTAGSLEVFGEAITDPALLVAKIGNTWVLVFGALTFAIATMGVNIVANFVSPAYDLANVWPQKITFKVGGAISTVAALVVTPWNLYSNPNVVNYFLGGLGAFLGPLFGIIMLDYFWVKRGRIDDAALFDATPGSRYYYRHGVNPKALAAFVPSAALAVVLALVPYFDQVAAYSWFIGTAVAAGLYGVICRAERAATTTVTDAAVVSDATTGV comes from the coding sequence ATGTCTGTCGCCGAACCCGTGCAGACGCGAAACAGCCGCGACGTCGTCCCCGATCCGCGCCTGGTCAACGAGGACCTCGCCCCCGCCGCGGAACGCAAGTGGAAGGTCTTCGACCTCTTCGCGCTGTGGATGTCCGACGTCCACAACCTGGGCAACTACACCTTCGCCGCGGGCCTGTTGGTGCTCGGTCTCAACGCCTGGCAGATCTTTACGGCCCTGCTCATCGGCTTCGTGCTCATCTACGCCGGCTGCAACGCGATGGGGCGCATAGGCCAGCGCCACGGCGTCCCGTTCCCCGTGGTCAGCCGCATCAGCTTCGGCGTCTGGGGAGCCAACATCCCCGCGCTCGTCCGTGCCGTCATCGCCATCATGTGGTACGGAATCCAGACATACCTGGCGTCCGTGGCGGTCAACGTCATGGTGCTCGCCGCCTTCCCCGGCATGGATTCCTGGACCCGCCACTCGTTCCTCGGCCTGCACGCGCTCGGCTGGGCGTCGTTCCTGGCCCTGTGGCTGATCCAGTCCCTGATCATCACTCAGGGCATGGAATCGGTCCGCAAGTTCCAGGACTTCTGCGGCCCGGCGATCTGGGTCGTGATGCTCGCCCTGGCCGTCTGGATCTGGGCGAAGGCGGGCTGGACGATCTCCCTGACCACGACACCGCACCCGGTGTCGACGGGCGAGCAGTTCCGCCAGTGGTTCGGCGCGATCGGCCTGATCCTGGCCACCTACGGCACGCTGATGCTCAACTTCTGCGACTTCTCCCGCTTCGCGCCGGACTACAGGACCGTGCGCCGCGGCAACTTCTGGGGCCTGCCGGTCAACTCCACGGCGTTCGTGGTCCTCTCGGTCGTCGTGACCGCCGGCAGCCTGGAGGTGTTCGGCGAGGCCATCACCGACCCGGCGCTGCTCGTCGCGAAGATCGGCAACACCTGGGTCCTCGTCTTCGGCGCGCTGACCTTCGCCATCGCCACGATGGGCGTCAACATCGTCGCCAACTTCGTCTCACCCGCGTACGACCTGGCCAACGTCTGGCCGCAGAAGATCACGTTCAAGGTCGGCGGAGCGATCTCGACGGTGGCGGCGCTCGTCGTCACCCCGTGGAACCTCTACTCGAACCCGAACGTCGTGAACTACTTCCTGGGCGGGCTCGGAGCCTTCCTGGGACCGCTGTTCGGGATCATCATGCTCGACTACTTCTGGGTGAAGCGCGGCCGGATCGACGACGCGGCACTCTTCGACGCGACGCCCGGCTCGCGCTACTACTACCGGCACGGTGTGAACCCCAAGGCCCTGGCGGCCTTCGTACCGTCGGCGGCGCTCGCGGTCGTCCTCGCCCTCGTCCCGTACTTCGACCAGGTGGCCGCGTACTCGTGGTTCATCGGGACGGCGGTCGCGGCGGGGCTCTACGGCGTGATCTGCCGGGCGGAACGCGCGGCGACCACCACCGTGACCGACGCGGCCGTCGTGTCCGACGCGACGACGGGGGTCTGA
- a CDS encoding GntR family transcriptional regulator produces MTTVEPLGAVRERVLGTLRQDIIGGRLRPGDRLVERELADRFGVSRVPVREAIRALLAEGFVTFETPRRAVVRTLTRTDVTELFELREALEVYAAGLAAERATRDDLAHLEELLDLAARATRGDDAETITDINTRFHDRLLAMAGNGLLSTVMQPVDGRLRWMTRRNEEWPQQLAEHRELYDAVAAGDPERARAVALAHVRTNYRSTVSHLFGDDAEH; encoded by the coding sequence ATGACGACGGTGGAACCTCTGGGCGCGGTACGCGAACGGGTCCTCGGCACGCTGCGGCAGGACATCATCGGCGGCCGGCTGCGCCCCGGCGACCGGCTGGTCGAGCGGGAACTCGCGGACCGGTTCGGGGTGTCGCGGGTCCCGGTGCGCGAGGCGATCCGGGCGCTGCTCGCCGAGGGCTTCGTGACGTTCGAGACGCCGCGCAGGGCCGTGGTGCGCACCCTGACGCGGACCGATGTCACCGAGCTCTTCGAACTGCGCGAGGCCCTTGAGGTCTACGCGGCCGGGCTGGCCGCCGAGCGAGCGACGCGTGACGACCTCGCGCACCTGGAGGAGCTGCTCGACCTCGCGGCCCGCGCCACACGCGGCGACGACGCCGAGACCATCACCGACATCAACACCCGCTTCCACGACCGGCTCCTCGCCATGGCGGGCAACGGCCTGCTCAGCACGGTGATGCAGCCGGTCGACGGGCGGCTGCGCTGGATGACGCGGCGCAACGAGGAATGGCCCCAACAGCTCGCCGAGCACCGGGAGTTGTACGACGCCGTGGCCGCGGGCGACCCGGAACGGGCGAGGGCGGTGGCGCTCGCCCACGTACGGACCAACTACCGTTCCACGGTCAGCCACCTGTTCGGCGACGACGCCGAGCACTGA
- a CDS encoding (2Fe-2S) ferredoxin domain-containing protein: protein MPTLIGAARTRPCTLVVCRGCCCGDTRKHPGYDHDWQLERLRVAARASGGRFAVRVSDCLGPCDQANVVVLQPSAQGRARGGRAAWIGWSMGDDATDEILAWAEAGGPGVAPAPVALELQFIEPQGERVRRRRGR, encoded by the coding sequence TTGCCCACCCTGATAGGCGCCGCCCGCACCCGCCCCTGCACCCTCGTCGTGTGCCGCGGCTGCTGCTGCGGCGACACCCGCAAACACCCCGGATACGACCACGACTGGCAGCTGGAGCGGCTGCGGGTGGCGGCGCGGGCGTCCGGCGGACGGTTCGCGGTGCGGGTCAGCGACTGCCTCGGGCCCTGCGACCAGGCGAACGTGGTCGTGCTCCAGCCGTCCGCCCAGGGCCGCGCCCGCGGCGGCCGGGCCGCGTGGATCGGCTGGTCCATGGGGGACGACGCGACGGACGAGATCCTGGCGTGGGCCGAGGCCGGCGGGCCGGGCGTGGCGCCCGCGCCGGTCGCCCTGGAGCTTCAGTTCATCGAGCCCCAGGGCGAGCGCGTCAGGCGGCGCCGGGGCCGCTGA
- a CDS encoding MFS transporter, giving the protein MPTTTAQPSTRPPAAAYLNLAVATVGFTLTFWAWNLIAPLGSTFGDSLGLSSFEQSFLVAVPVIVGSLGRIPAGALTDRYGAKMMFPLVTALTIIPVLLVPLARDSYLAMILVGFLLGLGGTTFAIGIPLVNSWFPPAKRGAALGIFGMGMGGVALSGYFTPRIAKHGENLPFYIVAIALAAYVVVSWFLLSDHPDRLVPTTSLGQRLGSAGKLRVTWELSALYAIGFGGIVAYGTYLPTYLKTWYDLDPVDAGTKAAGFALVTVVFRPIGGFLSDRVHPAIVTAWALGVVAVWAIVQAFEPSLAPGGTVDLLVMAAGLGTASGSVFALVSQVTPQEKVGSVTGIVGAMGGLGGFVPPLVMGAIYSAKGSYSIGFMLLSDLALAGCVYAYGRMRTIKPQ; this is encoded by the coding sequence ATGCCTACGACGACCGCGCAGCCCTCCACCAGGCCACCGGCCGCGGCGTACCTGAACCTCGCGGTGGCCACGGTCGGCTTCACGCTCACCTTCTGGGCGTGGAACCTCATCGCGCCGCTCGGCAGTACCTTCGGCGACAGTCTGGGACTCAGCTCGTTCGAGCAGTCGTTCCTGGTCGCCGTGCCGGTCATCGTCGGCTCGCTCGGCCGCATCCCGGCCGGCGCCCTGACCGACCGCTACGGCGCCAAGATGATGTTCCCGCTGGTCACCGCGCTCACGATCATCCCGGTGCTGCTCGTGCCGCTGGCCCGCGACTCGTACCTCGCGATGATCCTCGTCGGCTTCCTGCTGGGGCTCGGCGGCACCACGTTCGCCATCGGCATCCCGCTGGTGAACTCCTGGTTCCCGCCCGCCAAGCGCGGCGCGGCCCTCGGCATCTTCGGCATGGGCATGGGCGGTGTCGCCCTGTCCGGCTACTTCACGCCGCGCATCGCCAAGCACGGCGAGAACCTGCCGTTCTACATCGTGGCGATCGCCCTCGCCGCCTACGTGGTGGTCTCCTGGTTCCTCCTCAGCGACCACCCGGACCGCCTCGTTCCCACCACCTCGCTCGGCCAGCGGCTCGGCAGCGCCGGGAAGCTGCGGGTGACGTGGGAGCTGTCGGCGCTCTACGCGATCGGCTTCGGCGGCATCGTCGCCTACGGCACGTACCTGCCGACGTACCTGAAGACCTGGTACGACCTCGATCCCGTCGACGCGGGCACCAAGGCCGCCGGATTCGCCCTCGTCACCGTGGTCTTCCGGCCGATCGGCGGGTTCCTCTCCGACCGTGTCCACCCGGCGATCGTCACCGCCTGGGCGCTGGGCGTCGTGGCGGTGTGGGCCATCGTGCAGGCATTCGAACCGTCGCTCGCGCCCGGGGGCACCGTCGACCTGCTGGTCATGGCCGCGGGCCTCGGCACGGCGAGCGGCAGCGTCTTCGCTCTCGTCTCCCAGGTCACCCCACAGGAGAAGGTCGGCTCGGTGACCGGCATCGTCGGCGCGATGGGCGGCCTCGGCGGCTTCGTGCCGCCGCTCGTGATGGGCGCGATCTACAGCGCCAAGGGCTCGTACTCCATCGGCTTCATGCTCCTGTCCGACCTGGCCCTCGCCGGCTGCGTGTACGCGTACGGGCGGATGCGGACGATCAAACCGCAGTAG